The Thermodesulfobacteriota bacterium genome segment CCATGGTTTCTACAGGATGAAGGCACAAACCGCCTTGCTTGAAAACCGCGGCATACCAGAATACCGCCCATGTTCTCATCCCGCCGTAGTAATTGAGCATGACCTGATCCCAGAAATTACAGCAGCCATCCAGATTGAAACGTTTGATCACCCGGGGAGAAAATTCGGCGATCACCGCGGCAGGGTCCCGTCGAAAATGTTTCCATGCCCGTTGCCAGGTTGCCCAGCCCAGAGTAGTCGGGCACCTGTAAAAAACGGTCTGCGGCAAGCCGGTAGCGTCAATGGGAAACATGTATCCGGTAATGTGCCAGACCCTTGTTTCATCCTTGTAAAGCGCCAGCGCTTCATTAATAAACCGCAAAAAAAAGGGGCCGGTCACCAGATCATCCTCAAGAACGATGACCCGGCCATAGGCATTGACGACCCGGGTGACGCCATCGATGATCGAATCCGCCAGTCCCCAGTTTTTTTCACGCTCAACGATTGTAATCTTTTTAAATCCGGCGACTGTCCGGATATAGCTGCGGACCTCTTTAACATTCTCTCCGTCTGCTTCTGTTCCCGGCCCGTCTGAAAAAATAAACAGATCGCTTTCCCGGGCCAGTTCATTTTTCTGAAGGGATTCTACGGTCTGCCGAGTATGCCCGGGACGATTATAAACAAACAGAACAATAGGGGCTAAAGGTAACTTCTTCATTTTCTCGTTTGCCCCTTTATGCTTTTAAAAATATTCCGTCCGGCACGGGCCCAAATCTTAAAGAGATTCAAGGGAATCCATCTGACCGGGAAAGCCAGAAAAACGAACGCGGTCAAATAAATCGGGTTCATGACACTTTTCTTGGCAAATAAGGTCTTGAGAACACCCTGCACGTCCGTATCCTCGGCGATATTACGGACTCCTGTCGTAACCGGATTGGGAATCAGGTAAACATCCGGATCCGTGAGCAAATGATAGCCTTTCCGCAAGGCCCGCATGGTAAACTCATAATCGGAACCGTAATGGGGGAGCAACCGCGGGTAAAAGCCTCCGATGTCTTCAAGAGAATCCCATCTTAAAAACAATCCCCTGGTTGAAAGACAGTTGATGTTTTCCGGTGAATCCGCCGCCGTAAAACTCATGTACCGGAAATCGGCATGGACGCCGGTTTCTGAAATTATTCCCGTTGATTCATCGAGCGCTCTTGCCAGTAATAAAGTTTTTCGCCTCTGCTGCACTTCGGCCAGGGCTCTTTCGAGAAAATCCTCCTGAAAAACGACATCATCATTGATCATCAGAATAATGTCCGAGGGGTCCGGCCGAAGCCGTCTCAACCAGTTAATCCCCTGCTGCAGACTCCCGGCCCACCACCAGTTTCCCTCACCCCGGATGACCGTGAGCTTCCCCGGATCCAATAAAGCCCGCGTCATGGCCTCCGTGCCGTCAGCGGACCCATCGTCGAGCAATACCAGATGAAAGTTCTGGTACGTCTGGATTTTCAGGCAATCGACAAAACGCTGAGTGATTTCCCTGCGGTTATGAACCGGCAAGAGGATATAAACACGCCGGCTCATATTTTTTCCAGAATAAAAAGATAATTATCCCCCATATTCACGGCATCAGACAACCGCGTCAGCACATGGTTAAGCTTACCCTGATGCAGCAGCCCGAGCATCTTCAATAAAAATTTCATGCGCCCGTCAATTTCGGATCTTTTCCCGACGGCCCAGCCCGCCCAGAATTTAGAAGGGGTACCCGGGGGGGGGCAGGTAACCAGATGCGCCCACTGATAATGCAGCCATGAGGATGAGGTCATCGTCCGCATACATACCAGCCGCAGTCCTGCCCGCGCCGCGGCCAGGCGCATGGACTCTCTTGTGAAAAACTGCAGGTGATAGGGAGCATGCCAGTTAATCCATTTTTTCCCGAATATTCTGGCACCCGCGCCCTGAATGTTGGGTGTGGTCAGGACGACTCCTCCCCGCGATTTTAGAATCCGCGCCACTCCCCGCAACATCTTCCCCGGATCGGTGACATGCTCAATGACCTGATTCATAGTCACAAAATCAAAGCACCCCGGCTCATAGACATCAGGGTCAAACAAACCCAGATGGACTTTAAAACCGAACTTTTCAGCAACGCGGTGGATATTGTCATCCGCCTCCACGCCGTACACCTCGCATCCGCGGGATTGCAGATATCCCAGGGATTGCCCGAACCCGCAGCCGATATCGAGAACTTTTACATGGGGAGGAACCCAGAGAAAGGCGGCGCTGGCATCTCCGTTCAACCAACCGCAGAATCCGCGAAGCCTCTTGTGCGGCGTATACTCATCCACATTAAAAGACGCCCGGGGATAGTAGCGTGAATACAATTCACACAACTGGTCGGGCGAAAAATCATTGGGTAGAAAAACGTGCCCGCAATTATCGCAACGTCTTAACTCGAAAAAACCCGGGAAGCCGTAACGGTCATCGTATAAATCCATCCATAAAATTCTGGATCGGGAATCGCAAACAGGACAAACGGTCAATCATTCCCCCTGCTCAACATCACAACATCAAAATAGTAAAGAAAAACCGCCTGGCCCGACTCAGGAATGTGTTGCTTCGGCCGTCGCGGAGGTTGTTTTGAATTGATGTCAGGACCGGTCGCGTACTTTCCTTTTTACCTGGGCGTCTATCCATTTATAGGTTTCGGCCATTCCCCGCGCCAGCGGCTGTGTCGGTCTCCAGCTCAACCGTTTTTCAATCAGGCGGTTGTCAGAATTTCTTCCCCGGACGCCGAGGGGGCCGGGGACATGTTTGATACGTAAAGTTTTACCGGCGATCTTCATCACCATTTCCGCCAGTTGATTGATGGAGACCATTTCATCGGAGCCGATATTGACCGGCCCGGTCCAATCCGACCGCATCAGCCTGAGGGTTCCCTCCAGGCATTCGTCAATATATAAAAAGGACCGGGTCTGTAAGCCGTCCCCCCACATTTCGATCTGCCCCCCATCCGGGCATTCCGCCACTTTCCGGCACATGGCTGCGGGCGCTTTTTCCTTGCCGCCCTCCCAGGTGCCCTCGGGGCCGAAAATATTGTGGTATCGGGCAATTCTCGATTCAATGCCGTAATTTCTGTGGAAGCTCAAATACAGCCGTTCGCTGAACAGTTTTTCCCAGCCGTATTCGCTGTCCGGCGCAGCCGGGTAGGCGCTGTCTTCGGCGCAGTTGGGGTTTTCCGGATCAAGCTGATTATACTCGGGATAAATACACGCCGATGACGAATAAAAAATTCTTCTGGTGTTTCTTTTCAATACGGCATCCAGCATATTCAAATTGATCAGACCGGAATTGTGCATGATATCGGCATCCTTCTCGCCGGTAAATACATATCCCGCTCCGCCCATATCCGCCGCGAACTGGAAGACCTCGTCAAACCGCTGATCAACGGCGCTGCGGCAGACATAGGGATCTCTCAAGTCACCGATTAAAAAATCGTCGGCCGCCGTTGCACTGAATTCAGGATATTTCAGGTCTACCCCTCGAACCCAGAAACCTTCCTTCTTCAGTCTTATCACCATATGAGAACCGATAAAACCCCCGGCGCCGCAAACCAGCGCCCGCTTCAGATCTGCCATTTCGCGATTTCCTCGTTTACCGTCTACCGATTAATGATCAACACCGCTATTTCTTGTCATTCCCCCATATTTGCCGAAGCTGCGCCGCATTGGCCGCGTCGCTCACACTGCGACCGACCGGAACATAGGTTATCCCGGAAACGCCTGACAATTCCTGGTCCAGTATGCGCCAGAAATCAACCACCGTCACCGGCCGGTGCCGGAAATCCGCGGCCTTCAATTTCTTAAATACCGGATCCGGTGTTGTAATCAGAACCGTGTCGGCCTGTTCCAGGCAGGTATCCAGAGAATCCAGGACCAGGGCGTCGTAGGCGAGTTCCGCCCTTGCCGTTTCACCCGCCAGCGGATCGAAGCCGATAACCCGCTCGCCCGAGCCGGCCAGTGATTTTGCCAGCGCAATCGACTGGGATTCTTCAATCACATGACTCATCGGTTTATAGGCCAGCCCCAAAATCGCGATCGTCGACCCCTTTCTGACCAGGTTCTTTATCTGTCGGAACAGCCGCTCCGGGATATGGCGGTTGGACTGGTCGGTGGTTTCCGCCAGAGATGCCTTCACGCCCAGTTCGCGGGCAATGAAACCCAGCGCCACGTTATCGCGGGGAAAGCAGGGGCCGCCGTAACCGAGGCCGCCCTTTAGATACTTCATCCCGATACGCGAATCGGCTCCGAGCGCATCGGTTACGACATCCACATCCCCTCCGGGGATTTTTTCGCACAATTCCGCCAGCATGTTGGCAAACGCGATTTTAGCGGTAACAAACGTATTGACTGAAATTTTTGTCAGTTCGGCGTTTTCCAGGCTCATCCGCTTGCAGGGCGGCTTGTTTTCCATGATCTGGGCATAGCACTCCTCCAACTGACTGCCGCAGCGGCTGTCAAACTCACCGATAAGCGTAAAATCCGGATTCAGGAAATTATGGAGAATGCTGCCCAGGGCGATGAATTCCGGGCTGTAACATAAGCCGAAGTCCTTCCCGCAGGTTTTCCCGGACTCGCTCTCCAGAATCGGCTGCAGGCCGTACCTTGTGGAGCCGGGCAGTACCGTGCTGGTCAGCACCACGTTGTGATAGCCCTTCTTGACCGCCAGCGCCCGGCCGATCTCGCGAAACGCCCATCTGGCGTATTGCAGGGAAAAGGCGCCGTTCTCGTCACTGGGAGTGGGTACGATAACAAAGGACAGGTCCGAGTTGACGATAGCCTCCTGGTGATCCAGGGTGGCCCTGATCCGTGACCCATTCCTGGCGATGGTCTCTTCCAGCCGCGTTTCCTGTATGGGGGCAAGACCGGCGTTGACCGCGTCCACGGCCTTTTTGTTCACGTCCACGCCCACCACTTCAAAACCGCGGTCGGCGATGGCGGCGGCCATGCTGGCGCCCAGTTTTCCCAACCCGATAACCGAAAATCGCATATTCAATTTTCCCTCCACATTATCGCATCTCACGTCGACAAACGCGCCCGGGTTAAAAGATGCCACCCCAACTCTTTTTCCAATTCCGCCAGTTGTTCATCACTGACCGTCGCCCAAGCCGCATCCTTGACATATTTATAATTCTTGTAAGCGGTCACATCCCAGGTAAAAATATGGGCCTTTCGCATTTCGAGAATTTCAAAGCCGGTCAGCAGCGTTCCGACTTCATTGAAAGTATAGGTATAGGTCACCGGGCAGCCGGTCTGCGCCTCGGAGTTCCGGGCGATCAACTCATCCAGGCGGCCCATATCCCAGATCCCTTCCTCCTTCATGATCCAGAAAAGTTTATAACTGGCTTTGCTGTAAAGCATCAGCCGCAATTCACTGTGGCCGGCCATATATTTGCGGATACAGCGGATAACGTTTTCCGGGCAGGGCGTGTGGTGAATCACGCCGAAAGAGTAAACCAGATCATACGGTTCAACCGGGACAAATCGATCGAGCGTTTCGCTGTTCCCGCAAAAAAACTTCACCCGATCGCTGAGGTTGTATACTTCCGCCCGTTTCCGCGCCATCCGCAGCGATTCCTCCGACAGGTCGACCGCCGTCACCTGCGCCCCGGCCCTGGCAAAGTTGATGGTATCCGTGCCAATACCGCATCCGATCTCCAGCACCCGTTTCCCCCGCCATTTGAGGAACTCGGCAAACCCCGGGATATGGGGCTCGACAAAATACTTGCGGGTTTCCACCTCATCGAAAAACTCCCTGGTGCCGGGCGATTTGTCGGAATGGCGGATATTGCAGGGCCGGGCGTCCCAGTAGTCCCTGACCTTTTCAATCGGCACTTTTGTGAAACTCGACATCGCGCTCTTCACTCCTCTACTGTTTCATACCGGATCCGGTTCATCGCGGCGCCACGATCCGCTCGACCAAGGGCATATCGACCAGTCCCCAGCGGTCATCCTTGTTGAAAAAAATCGGTGCCTTTTCTTTTTTCATCTGGTTGACCCATGTCAGGTACTGACTGTAATCCAAACGGGTGATGCCGGCTTTTTCCAGCCGCTCCTCCATCATCAGGCCGCCGATCCCCGGTGTCCAGCCCGAACCCGGGTCATGCTCGATATGATAAATCCGCATCGGATCTTTTAAACACGTTTCCCGCGCGCCGGCAAAATGCGCCGCGTGACAGAGCAGGCCGTCAAGATAATATGAAAAGATCTCCATCTCCGGATAGCCGCGCACTGCCTGCCATTTGTCTCTGGACAGTAAAGTAAAATCCCCGCAGGCATTCGTATGCAGGGAGGGCGCGAGCCAGGCGAATAAACGCTTGAGCCTCCCCTTTAACGATTGATTGGCGGGATGGACCGGGACGGTCTTCCCGCCTTTGATTTCAAACGTCCCGCCGTTCCGGTACATACGGGTGACATGTTTGCGGCACCAGGCCAGCTGCTCGGGAACGGTCAACCCGGCGGGGAGATCCGCCGTCACGTCGTATCGGTCAACCCGGTACATCCGGTCGGTTCTCAACTGACCGGATGCCAGCGTTTGCATCAGTTCGTCGGAAAACAGAATATCAATGTTGGTCGCCAGGACAAACGACCCATGCGCCCGGCGGACTCCCGCGTTCTTGGCGATCATCTGGAATAACGGCAGTTTGTCCGAATTTTCAAACCGTCGGTGCACCGTCTCCGGAACCTCGATGAACCGCACCGCGCACCGTCCCGTATTCTCCGGCCATCGCAGCGCTTCAAACAATCGCGGGCGTTCCGGTGCCGGGTTCCATTCCACGACAATCAGTTCCGCGTCCAGGCAGTGGCGGTTGCATTGCGCGATAAGGGCATCCGTAAAAAGCTGCATCCGAAACAGGAGATTGCCGCCGTGATCATCATTACGCGATGCCACCACAAAAGAGATATAGGGTGAAGATACCGCCATTTTCCTGTTAAGCCCCTATCCGGGTTTCGGGCAACTCCTCGCTCGCCAGGCCCCAGTCCTCGGTATTGTAGATCAGGCGTTTCCCCTCCCGGCTTGCCCGGAACGCCCGGCCAAGCATCAGCTTCATATCCAGCATGGGAATACCCGCCCTGGCAATTCTTTCGTAAAGCAGCTCCTGTCCCTCGGGGGTATACCCCGAACCGATATCGTGCTCGATATGGTAAATCCGCAGCGGGTCTTTTAAAACTTTCTCACGCACGCCGGCAAGATAAAGGGCATGAAGCAGATGGGAATCCAGATGCATGGAAAACCCTTCCCATTCCCAGTATCCCCTTACCGCCTGCCAGGAAGCGGCATCCGTCAGGGTAAAATCACCGCAGGCGTTCATATGCAGGCGCGGATAATTTCCGCTTTTCATCAACCTGATCCAGACCTTCACAAAAGACCTCAAGTACCGGATCGCCCACAACATGACATTTTCTTTCAACCGCCGCTGGTAGCGCAGATTATGCAGGAGAAACACAAGGTAAGGGAGCGGGGTCAGCGGATGCTGGGCCCAGCGGTCCTCGCCGGTGACGAGATTGCGCGAGCAATATCGTCCATGTATCCGCAGGACATGCCAGCGGCAGTAGGTCAGCAGACCGTCCATCGTCATGTCGGGAGGAATATCGCCATACACATCAAAACGATCGATCCGGTAGACAAAACCCGGTTTGAGGCGCCCCAGGCGGATGGACCGCATCAGTTCGTCCGAAAACAGGATGTCGATGTTGGTCGCCAGTATGAACCGGCCCCGTGCCCTTCGGATGCCCACGTTCTTGGCGATCATCTGGAACAAGGGGAGCCGGTCCGAATGCCGGAACCGGCTATGAATCGCCTCCGGCACCTCGACAATCCGAACGGTACAACGGCCGGTACCCGAAGGCCATCGCAACGCTTCTGACAACCGCGGCCGGTCCGCCGGCGGGTTCCACTCCACCAAGATCAATTCGGCATCCAGGTCGTGACGGTTGCACTGGGCGATCACACCATTGACAAAAAGCTGCATCCGATGCAGCAGGTTGCCGCCATGGTCATCGTTTCTGCTGGTGGCGACGATCGACAGTGTTTTCAAAACCATATTTCTCCTGTGTTGCCTCTTATTTCCTGATACCGGCCAGGATCCAGCTCGGGTTTATCCAGAATAGATCCGCCATTTGAGGCGCAAGCCAGTCATGTATTTCACTCACGGCATCGTAGACGCCCCGGACGGATTCGAATGTTTCATAAACCTCCTTGACGGGGCAGAAATCATGCCACATCACCAGACCGCCAGGGCGCACCAGGCTCAAGGCTTTCCGCGTATCGCTGATCACGACCTCCCGGGAATGTCCTCCGTCTATCAGCACTGAATCGAAAAATCCTTCCGGATAGTTGGATATGTCCCAATCTCTGCTGTCGCAATAAATCTGGCATACCCTTTTCCCGAGTTGCTTTTCCAGATACAGCCTGCCGATCATCCCGATGGCGTCCGTCTGGCAGCCGGCTCCGCTGAAAAGCTTCCTTTTAACCCATAACGGGATATGAGTCGCCCAGGGAGGAAAAAAGCCATGCATCAGCGGAATCACCTGATAGGAATAGTCGCCGTCAGCCCGGGTTTCGCCCTCCGGCAAATTGATTGTCCAGACAGTCGCGCCGCACTCTTCCAGGCAACACATCACGCCCGTACCCTGCCAGGTGCCGAATTCAAGATGCCGTTGTGGCTTGAAATGGCGATAGAGATATCTGAATATGGGCGCGTCATCAATCTCCATTTGCCATTGGGTTAATATTTTATTTTGCGCGTCTGGAGAACTTTCAAACGGAGGATGAAATTCAAATTGCCTGTGCAAGTTGGTTACCGGTAGCGACCGAATGTCTATAGGCCTGAAAAGAGGCCCAACCCCCGCCGGGTTGTTTTTCACATCGTGCAACTCTTTTAATCTAACGGTAGAGGATTTTCTGTTGCGCAAAGGATTGCTGACAGAAAGAGGATGTTCAAGAACGAATAAAAGGGTATGCTTATCCAAATCTTTAATAAAAAATTTCATGCGAGTGCTGCCCCATATCTTCTATTCAAAATATAGCGTAATTTTTTTCACATCCTCTTTGGAGTCACCTTTTGTCCCCAGCCTTGTAAGAAAATTGTCATAATCCAAAACCAAGGCTTCTTTGTATCCCAACGAAAGAAGCCAGTCCAAGGCCTGCATGTTGGACTGGCCCCTTTTACTTAATGCATGATTCAATTCAACCATAACGTAAGGATTATATTTCAAAAGCGTTCTTTCAGCACCTTGCAACACTTCAAAATCAAATGAATCCACATCAATTTTTATGCAATCTATTCTCGCCAGACAATTCGCATCGACAAAATCGTCGATGGTTGTAAAAACATATTTCTTTTTGTCCGGCCTATCGCCCCAGATTCTATAAAGGCTGTCTATCTTTTCTCCGCTCTGTTTCCCCAAGGCCATTTTTAACGGCATGACATTCTGAATATGATGATATTTTAAATTTTTAAGCAGCATGGAATATGTTGAAGTCGGTTCAAAGGCATAGACATATCCTCGATAAGCCAGACGGGCGAATAATATAGAAAAATATCCTATATTGGCACCACAATCGAAAAGAACCCAATCATCTTTTATGTGATCAACAAACCAGCGTTTAGTCGACATTTCACATTCAGGATAATAATTTTTAAACACCTCATAATATTCTATTAACTCGATCGGGGGATTATCCGGCACATGGGTGGCAATAATTTCTTTTTTACATGCCTTTCTTCTGCCACTCATCCTTATCCACCATTTTCCCATTTCGCTGTCCAGCCGTAATAATCAGTTTCAATTCTTAAATGCGACGATAAACACTGTTGTTTATTTGCTGTCCGGTGCTTTTTCGCCTTAACGTGCCTGGATCTCATCCGGCAATTCGAATTCGCCAGGCGCTTATATACTATTCCACATTCCACTTTAATATTGGGCGTAGAATCTCTTCTCCTATGCTATCAACAGTTGGATTAATAATTTCAAAAGCGAATCCTTCTTTTAGATGCTGATGGTGGCCAAATTCCGGCGACCAGACACCTATTTCGACATAATATCGCCCTGGAGATAACCACGCACCTGGTATTTGGACCTGTGCGCGATGAGTCCCTTCAAAACAACCAATTTCAGTTCCTCCAAGCGAATCAGAAGTCGCTGCATGCAAAACAACGATATTTCTCGCGTTATGTAATTTAAAGCCCACCCTGAGACCTTTAACCGCATCAACTATCCTGTATTCTAATACAATAGTAAATGTCGTATTATACTGAATATCTGGTCTTATATTATTATCGTCCATGACATATGCCCGCGCTAAGTATGCTTTATTCGGATTTTCGGGCGGATCAAACACCACCTCACCCATTGGGATACTGTTATCAAGTGAATAATGAGAAACAACCAGCGGGACATCTCCCTGTTTAACTATTTTACCGGCATTAATCCAAATAGCACGAGAGCATAACTCCAAAATAGCTGTCATATTATGGCTTACGAACACGACAGTACGACCCTGATTAGTCATATCATCCATCTTGCCCAAACATTTTTTCTGAAAACTCAAATCACCGACCGCCAGCACCTCATCGACAATCAGTATTTCAGATTCCAGATGCGCCGCGACAGCGAACGCCAGTCTCACATACATGCCGCTGGAGTAGCGTTTGACGGGGGTATCAAGAAATTTTTCCACTTCGGCAAAAGCGACGATTTCATCAAACCGCTGTTTGATTTCTTTTTTCGTCATGCCCAGCACGGCACCGTTCAGATAAATATTTTCTCTCCCGGATAGTTCCGGGTGAAAGCCGGTGCCCACCTCCAGAAGACTGGCGACCCGTCCCTTGAGCATAAATCCGCCTTTGGTCGGTTCGGTTATGCGGCTTAAAATTTTCAGCAAAGTGGATTTTCCCGCCCCGTTGCGGCCGATGATGCCCACCCGCTCTCCCTGATGAATCTCCAGGTTGATGTCTTTAAGCGCCCAGAACTCCTCCAGTTGGACGAGTTCCCGGTTCGGGGAAAACGGGTGACGAAGACGCTGGGCCATACCCCGCGCCTTATGCGCTACCACATCGCGCAAGGTCTGATACCGTTCACGCTTCAAGTGACCGATAAGGTAACTTTTGTATAGATGATCGATTTTAATAACGGTAGACATGGGAATTCAGATCACGTCAGCGAATTTTTTCTCGGATTTTCGAAAAAACCATATACCGCCGGCCAAGGTCATCGTTACCACGAACAGAGACAGCAGAAATCCCGGCCAGTATATCTGATAATCACCACCGAGAATTGACCACCGGAAACCGTCAATAACACCCACCATGGGGTTGAGCGAATAAACCAGACGCCACTTCTCGGGGACAATGGAACTGCTGAAACCCACCGGCGAAATATACAGGCCCAATTGCACGAGAAAAGGAATGATGTACCGAAAGTCGCGGTACTTGACGTTAAGAGCCGCTACCCACAAGCCGGGTCCGAGGGCCGCGGCAAAGACAAGTAGAACGAATAACGGCAGCATCAACATACGCGGCCCGGGAGCAAAGCTGTAGCCGATCATCAGGCAGGCAAGAATGGCAAAGGAGATCAGAAAATCAACGAAACTCACCGCCATCGCGCTCCCGGGAATCACCAGTCGCGGAAAATAGATTTTGGATATCATGCCGGCGTTGCCGACCATGCTGTTGCCGACTTCAGCCAGAGATGACGCAAAAAACTGCCAGGGCAGCAGAGCGGCAAAAACCATGATGGGGTAAGGGGACTCGCCGGACGGGAGTTTGGCCAGTTTGCCGAAAATAATGGTAAACACAATCATGGTCAGCAGCGGCCGGATCAGTGCCCAGGCAAGACCGATGATCGTCTGTTTGTATCTGACCAGGATATCGCGCCAGGCCAGAAAATAAAAAAGTTCCCGATATCGCCACAGGTCTTTCCAGTAGGAAATCCAGTTACGGCCGGCGGATACGTAAGTTGATGAACTCATTGGTTAACGATGTCCACACACGGGTTTGATAATTCTCAGCCGCGGAGCAAATCAACAGACAGCTCCGCCGCTTGCGTTACAACCGCATTTACTGAACAACCATTCAGAAACATTCGTTAATTATTGTTTATTCGCCCTTGATGCGTCCCAGATCAGCAGCGACGGACGAGACTGGAATTCTTTCTGAAACGTCTTGAACTCTTCCACCGTCAGTACCAGGTGGCGGATTTTCCGCTTTAAATATCGTTCTGTTTTCCTGCTCAGATCATTCAAGTGAAACGCATCGATATTTCCGACCAGCAGCAAGTCGATAATGCCGGTATCCTTGCCCTGGGCATAATCATCGATCAGGTAGGCTTTTTCCAGGTGGCCCAGCCTTGACAAAATGCTTTCAACCACCTGATCCAGGCCCATGACCTTGCCGACCATGGATTTTAATTCCGGGAAAAGCGGGTGTTCGCTGTTGGCCGCATACAGGACATTACGGCCGTTTTTTTCGGATGTTAGCAGCCCGGTCCTGGTAAGTTGATTCAGTTCCTCGCGGACGGCATTGGTGGAAACCTGAAACTCCTTGGCCAGTTCCCGGAGGTAGGACCGGGTTCCGGGATTAAAGAAAAACCGCACCAGGAGTTTGACGCGGGTTTTAGATGATATGAGTCCGGCAAAAAGCGTATCCAATTATTGTCTCTTTTATGAGTAGTTTTTCTATTCATAACATATTCGAATTTTTTGTCAAGTATTTTCAACACAAGCGCCATCAGCCCCCGGGCAGGGGAAAACGCGAACCCCTCCGCAGGAAGTGGGCCTCATCCAGCTCCAGGCCGCAGCGATTCCAGCAAAGCGATGGTTTTACCGGTCAGGGCGGTCCAGGAATAGTTCTGTTCAATAAAACGCCGGCCATTTTCACCCATCTTCCGGCCTGTTGCGGGGTCTTTCAACAGGCTGAAGATGGACTCCGCCAGGACCGGCACGTCTCCGGCCGGTACCAGTATTCCGTTATGCCCGTCCCTGACCAGATCGGGGATTCCGCCCACGTCACTGGCCACGCAGGGAATGCCGCAGGCCATGGCCTCCATCAGGACCACCCCCAGTCCCTCCGTGTGCCCTCCCCCATCGATGACGGACGGCTGCACAAACACGGATGCCCGGTTATACAAACGCGGCATGTCGCGGTTGGGGATATGTCCCGGTAGAATGACCCGCTCCCGGATTCCCAGATCCGCTGCCCGCTTTTTCAGATTGTCCGTTTCCGGTCCCTGCCCTCCGACAACAAGAACAAATGAAGACCGGTCCTTCAGTCGCGCCGCGGCTTCCACCAGATGGATATATCCTTTCCATTCAATATGCCGGCCCATGGCCAGCACCACCGGCATATGCTCGGGAATGCCCAGATTGGCATAAAAAATATCGGACGAATCGATGGGCTGTGGCCTGAATATGTCCACATCCACACCCGGAGGAAGGATGTCGCAATGCCGGGGATGGTAAAAACGCGTCAGGCGGCTCATGGTATACCCGCTGTTGCAGACCACCCGGTCGGCGTAATTGATGACAAACTTTTCCAGACGGCTGTCGCCGTACCGCTCCTGGCCGTGGTGGATCATCACCACCGCCGGCTTTCCGGTCAGTTTTCCCGCCAGCACCGCGGCCAGACCGGCCAGGGACCAGTGCGCGTAAAGCACATCACGGCCGCGGGCCAGTTTGAGGGCATGAATAAAAAACAGGCCCGTCAGAAACGGCAGTTGAAAGCGGAGCGACGGGTCCGCTTTCATGTTTTCCGGTATGCCGTAGCCATAGCACAGACGCGACTGATTTTCCGGCCAGAAATAAGGAAACCGGCGGACGGGAACACCGTCCAT includes the following:
- a CDS encoding sugar transferase — encoded protein: MKKLPLAPIVLFVYNRPGHTRQTVESLQKNELARESDLFIFSDGPGTEADGENVKEVRSYIRTVAGFKKITIVEREKNWGLADSIIDGVTRVVNAYGRVIVLEDDLVTGPFFLRFINEALALYKDETRVWHITGYMFPIDATGLPQTVFYRCPTTLGWATWQRAWKHFRRDPAAVIAEFSPRVIKRFNLDGCCNFWDQVMLNYYGGMRTWAVFWYAAVFKQGGLCLHPVETMVQHIGYDDGTHFKRVKRHDPHPSLSPITYFETDLTEKKIFIKRLKAFYKQNKRPLWKRVGPRIRSIFFQYSLRLRRLFYLRQ
- a CDS encoding glycosyltransferase, encoding MSRRVYILLPVHNRREITQRFVDCLKIQTYQNFHLVLLDDGSADGTEAMTRALLDPGKLTVIRGEGNWWWAGSLQQGINWLRRLRPDPSDIILMINDDVVFQEDFLERALAEVQQRRKTLLLARALDESTGIISETGVHADFRYMSFTAADSPENINCLSTRGLFLRWDSLEDIGGFYPRLLPHYGSDYEFTMRALRKGYHLLTDPDVYLIPNPVTTGVRNIAEDTDVQGVLKTLFAKKSVMNPIYLTAFVFLAFPVRWIPLNLFKIWARAGRNIFKSIKGQTRK
- a CDS encoding class I SAM-dependent methyltransferase, with the protein product MDLYDDRYGFPGFFELRRCDNCGHVFLPNDFSPDQLCELYSRYYPRASFNVDEYTPHKRLRGFCGWLNGDASAAFLWVPPHVKVLDIGCGFGQSLGYLQSRGCEVYGVEADDNIHRVAEKFGFKVHLGLFDPDVYEPGCFDFVTMNQVIEHVTDPGKMLRGVARILKSRGGVVLTTPNIQGAGARIFGKKWINWHAPYHLQFFTRESMRLAAARAGLRLVCMRTMTSSSWLHYQWAHLVTCPPPGTPSKFWAGWAVGKRSEIDGRMKFLLKMLGLLHQGKLNHVLTRLSDAVNMGDNYLFILEKI
- a CDS encoding NAD-dependent epimerase/dehydratase family protein, giving the protein MKRALVCGAGGFIGSHMVIRLKKEGFWVRGVDLKYPEFSATAADDFLIGDLRDPYVCRSAVDQRFDEVFQFAADMGGAGYVFTGEKDADIMHNSGLINLNMLDAVLKRNTRRIFYSSSACIYPEYNQLDPENPNCAEDSAYPAAPDSEYGWEKLFSERLYLSFHRNYGIESRIARYHNIFGPEGTWEGGKEKAPAAMCRKVAECPDGGQIEMWGDGLQTRSFLYIDECLEGTLRLMRSDWTGPVNIGSDEMVSINQLAEMVMKIAGKTLRIKHVPGPLGVRGRNSDNRLIEKRLSWRPTQPLARGMAETYKWIDAQVKRKVRDRS
- a CDS encoding nucleotide sugar dehydrogenase, which gives rise to MRFSVIGLGKLGASMAAAIADRGFEVVGVDVNKKAVDAVNAGLAPIQETRLEETIARNGSRIRATLDHQEAIVNSDLSFVIVPTPSDENGAFSLQYARWAFREIGRALAVKKGYHNVVLTSTVLPGSTRYGLQPILESESGKTCGKDFGLCYSPEFIALGSILHNFLNPDFTLIGEFDSRCGSQLEECYAQIMENKPPCKRMSLENAELTKISVNTFVTAKIAFANMLAELCEKIPGGDVDVVTDALGADSRIGMKYLKGGLGYGGPCFPRDNVALGFIARELGVKASLAETTDQSNRHIPERLFRQIKNLVRKGSTIAILGLAYKPMSHVIEESQSIALAKSLAGSGERVIGFDPLAGETARAELAYDALVLDSLDTCLEQADTVLITTPDPVFKKLKAADFRHRPVTVVDFWRILDQELSGVSGITYVPVGRSVSDAANAAQLRQIWGNDKK
- a CDS encoding class I SAM-dependent methyltransferase, whose product is MSSFTKVPIEKVRDYWDARPCNIRHSDKSPGTREFFDEVETRKYFVEPHIPGFAEFLKWRGKRVLEIGCGIGTDTINFARAGAQVTAVDLSEESLRMARKRAEVYNLSDRVKFFCGNSETLDRFVPVEPYDLVYSFGVIHHTPCPENVIRCIRKYMAGHSELRLMLYSKASYKLFWIMKEEGIWDMGRLDELIARNSEAQTGCPVTYTYTFNEVGTLLTGFEILEMRKAHIFTWDVTAYKNYKYVKDAAWATVSDEQLAELEKELGWHLLTRARLST